TGGTGAAGTAACAAGCCAACCATTACAAATACCAATTTGTTATGATGAGGAATTTGCTTTGGATATGCACCGTGTGATGGATGTTACAGCTTTGCCATTTGAGGCCATAAAAAAATTGCATATGGATAAAGTATATAGTGTCTATTTAATCGGCTTTTTACCTGGATTTCCTTATTTAGGGGACTTACATAGCCAATTATTTGTCCCACGTTTAACAAAACCACGCCCGCTTGTGTCCGCAGGTTCTGTCGGTATTGGCGGGTTACAAACTGGGATATATCCCCTCGATTCACCAGGGGGATGGAATATTATCGGTAAGACACCTTTCACATTATTTGATATTCATAGGAAAGCCCCTTTTCTCTTTACTCTTGGAGGTCAAGTGCAATTTTACGAAATAACCAAACAGGCGTTTTTAGAAATAAAAGTAAAGGAGTGTAGCAATTGAAGCCACTTCTTATTGTTAAAAAACAAGGTGTTTATGGTAGCATACAAGATCAAGGGAGGGAGGGCTACCGAGCAT
This DNA window, taken from Lysinibacillus sp. FSL M8-0337, encodes the following:
- the pxpB gene encoding 5-oxoprolinase subunit PxpB, with protein sequence MKQIIEFPHTMWISQYTIRFAFDEVISQENFQLVQQFNRFLKKMLHTNLIESVASYHTVTAYVKHQVDIAFIQEQWLTMQRNAQVGEVTSQPLQIPICYDEEFALDMHRVMDVTALPFEAIKKLHMDKVYSVYLIGFLPGFPYLGDLHSQLFVPRLTKPRPLVSAGSVGIGGLQTGIYPLDSPGGWNIIGKTPFTLFDIHRKAPFLFTLGGQVQFYEITKQAFLEIKVKECSN